One Brevibacillus choshinensis genomic window carries:
- a CDS encoding ImmA/IrrE family metallo-endopeptidase produces the protein MDLSLYKMTPLEEWITTTYLQHSITTPDDLSLEHVVASFGGEIALLKTRSHARWIEDGTGDFIIIIDSRLDEATQRSEFYHELCHPLRHVGNQQMLPKAFRDLQETQATMFQLYASIPFFMIKELDMPDLEHNVPYQWAQIFKTPLPLAVQRFRQIKSRINQEEYQKTINSYFQNQHSKSNPSNWSDETKQLFLTAIRRKLEKSKGVVIQ, from the coding sequence ATGGACCTTTCACTGTATAAGATGACTCCACTTGAGGAATGGATTACCACAACCTATTTGCAGCATTCCATTACTACTCCAGATGATCTCTCCTTAGAACACGTTGTTGCATCTTTTGGTGGAGAGATCGCCCTCCTTAAAACCCGGTCACATGCAAGGTGGATCGAGGATGGTACCGGCGATTTTATTATTATTATCGATTCTCGGCTAGATGAAGCTACACAAAGAAGCGAATTTTATCACGAGCTTTGTCACCCACTTCGTCATGTTGGTAATCAGCAAATGCTTCCTAAGGCTTTCAGGGATTTACAAGAAACTCAAGCAACAATGTTTCAGCTGTACGCATCGATTCCATTTTTTATGATAAAGGAGCTTGATATGCCTGATTTGGAGCACAACGTACCTTACCAGTGGGCGCAAATCTTCAAAACACCTCTGCCTCTTGCTGTTCAACGATTTCGACAAATTAAAAGCCGCATCAATCAAGAAGAGTATCAGAAAACGATCAACTCGTACTTCCAAAATCAGCATAGTAAATCTAATCCCTCTAATTGGTCAGACGAAACTAAACAACTCTTCTTAACAGCTATTCGCCGAAAGTTAGAAAAAAGTAAAGGAGTAGTCATTCAATGA
- a CDS encoding helix-turn-helix domain-containing protein, giving the protein MNLAELKKLRIQKSIPLHEMAKALGLKTAGGYLRIENGENKLKAEHLPRLAIKFELSLDELMAHLFLEEELDECSSF; this is encoded by the coding sequence ATGAACCTAGCTGAATTGAAAAAGTTGAGGATACAGAAAAGCATTCCACTTCATGAAATGGCGAAAGCGCTAGGACTAAAAACTGCTGGGGGTTACCTAAGAATAGAGAACGGCGAAAACAAATTGAAGGCGGAACATTTACCTAGGCTTGCTATTAAATTCGAGTTGAGTCTGGATGAGCTAATGGCTCACCTTTTTTTAGAGGAAGAACTTGATGAATGCTCAAGTTTTTGA
- a CDS encoding helix-turn-helix domain-containing protein gives MSLGSRLKTKRKQLKFTQVDVAKRLGIDNTTVSKWESDTYEPDIDTLKKLADLYQTTTDFLSGKEPLSLNNPSASNDNEDSRMGLAFITGGDDLTEEEVEYLKESLELFRRMKEKRAKEREK, from the coding sequence ATGTCTCTTGGGAGTAGATTAAAAACTAAAAGAAAACAATTGAAATTTACCCAAGTAGATGTTGCAAAACGCCTGGGTATCGACAACACAACTGTATCAAAATGGGAATCAGATACATATGAACCTGACATTGACACATTAAAAAAGCTTGCCGACTTATATCAAACCACTACTGATTTCCTATCAGGGAAAGAACCTCTTTCGCTAAATAATCCTAGTGCATCCAATGATAACGAGGATTCACGTATGGGACTTGCTTTTATTACCGGCGGAGACGATCTAACAGAAGAAGAAGTAGAGTACCTCAAAGAGAGTCTGGAACTCTTTCGAAGAATGAAAGAGAAACGAGCTAAAGAACGCGAAAAGTAA
- a CDS encoding helix-turn-helix domain-containing protein: MQPTTLTVTQLAERLGVHQDTIYTMVRQKQIPHFRIRSRIFFRSETIDAWMKNQEESNARTAG, encoded by the coding sequence ATGCAACCAACAACACTAACAGTAACTCAACTAGCTGAAAGACTCGGGGTACACCAGGACACTATCTACACCATGGTCCGGCAGAAGCAAATCCCACACTTCCGAATTCGATCACGCATCTTCTTCAGATCAGAAACTATCGATGCTTGGATGAAAAATCAAGAAGAAAGCAATGCAAGAACAGCTGGATAA